In Funiculus sociatus GB2-C1, one DNA window encodes the following:
- a CDS encoding homoserine dehydrogenase, whose amino-acid sequence MTFKIGLLGLGTVGMGTAEILLDPRSRHPLLSEIEIYRVGVRSLDKPRPVQLPEALLTTDLESIVSDPNIDIVVEVIGGLEPARSLILKAITSGKHVVTANKAVISRYGDEIYTAANQAGVYVMLEAAVGGGIPVIQPLKQALGVNRIHSVTGIVNGTTNYILSRMQTEGGEFGHILADAQQLGYAEADPTADVDGLDAADKIAILASLAFGGRIKLPEVYCEGISKVSAADIAYAEKLGFVIKLLAIAKRGLEEESKQSPLSVRVHPTLVPKTHPLASISGVYNAILVEGEPIGQVMFYGRGAGSGPTASAVVSDILNIAAVLKSTPNAQMLHPLLSCSHQDYCAIAPIDELVTRFYARFLTLDRPGVIGKLGTSFGNHNVSLESVVQTGIHNELAEIVVVTHDVREGNFRQALNEIRTLDTIDSIPSILRVL is encoded by the coding sequence GTGACGTTCAAAATTGGTTTATTAGGACTGGGGACAGTCGGCATGGGTACGGCGGAGATTTTGCTAGATCCGCGATCGCGTCATCCGCTGCTTTCTGAGATAGAGATTTATCGAGTGGGAGTGCGATCGCTTGACAAACCCCGACCTGTACAACTGCCAGAAGCCCTCCTGACAACGGATTTAGAGAGTATAGTCAGCGATCCAAATATTGATATTGTGGTGGAGGTAATTGGGGGATTGGAACCAGCGCGATCGCTAATATTAAAAGCGATCACCAGTGGTAAGCACGTAGTCACTGCTAATAAAGCAGTAATTTCCCGATACGGAGATGAAATTTATACCGCTGCTAATCAGGCGGGTGTTTATGTGATGCTAGAGGCAGCTGTAGGCGGCGGCATCCCGGTGATTCAACCCCTGAAGCAGGCGCTAGGTGTCAACCGAATTCACTCGGTCACAGGCATTGTTAACGGCACAACTAACTACATTCTCAGCCGGATGCAAACTGAGGGGGGAGAATTTGGCCATATTTTGGCAGATGCCCAGCAACTAGGTTACGCCGAAGCCGATCCAACTGCTGATGTAGACGGTTTAGATGCCGCCGATAAGATAGCGATTCTGGCTTCCTTGGCGTTTGGGGGACGGATTAAACTGCCAGAGGTCTACTGTGAGGGAATTTCTAAGGTAAGTGCAGCAGATATTGCTTACGCAGAAAAATTAGGGTTTGTAATTAAATTACTAGCGATCGCAAAACGGGGACTGGAGGAAGAATCAAAGCAATCCCCTCTGTCAGTAAGAGTTCATCCCACCCTTGTCCCTAAGACGCATCCCCTCGCCAGTATCAGTGGTGTCTACAACGCTATCCTCGTAGAAGGCGAACCGATTGGGCAAGTAATGTTTTACGGACGGGGTGCGGGTTCTGGCCCCACTGCCAGCGCCGTTGTGTCGGATATTTTAAATATTGCCGCCGTTTTGAAAAGCACTCCCAACGCGCAGATGCTTCATCCACTATTAAGTTGTTCCCATCAAGATTATTGCGCGATCGCGCCGATAGATGAGCTAGTAACGCGGTTTTACGCCCGGTTTCTGACCTTGGATCGTCCAGGGGTAATTGGCAAATTGGGAACAAGTTTCGGCAACCACAATGTTAGCCTCGAATCCGTTGTCCAGACTGGCATTCATAACGAACTTGCCGAAATTGTCGTCGTTACTCACGATGTCCGAGAAGGAAATTTTAGACAAGCCCTGAATGAAATTCGTACCCTGGATACCATAGACAGTATTCCCAGCATTTTACGAGTTTTATGA